Proteins co-encoded in one Halococcoides cellulosivorans genomic window:
- a CDS encoding HEPN domain-containing protein, translated as MSESVAEQVRQAREALNDASGARSAGLSETVIINRCYYACFHAAQAVLYDRGFEPTSHGGVLSLFGSEIVTEGDISRDHGRFLNECSTLRKRADYGPDAPETDINDLIEETASFVDDVLDLIEN; from the coding sequence ATGTCTGAAAGCGTCGCTGAGCAGGTTCGACAGGCGCGCGAAGCGCTGAACGACGCCAGCGGGGCCCGATCCGCAGGGCTCTCCGAGACCGTCATCATCAACCGGTGTTATTACGCCTGTTTTCATGCCGCACAGGCAGTCCTCTACGACCGTGGGTTCGAGCCGACATCTCACGGTGGCGTGCTCTCATTGTTTGGGTCTGAAATCGTCACGGAGGGCGACATATCCAGGGACCACGGGCGGTTTCTCAACGAGTGTTCGACGCTTCGAAAGCGGGCCGATTACGGTCCAGACGCTCCAGAGACCGACATCAACGACCTGATCGAGGAGACAGCGTCGTTCGTGGACGACGTGCTCGACCTGATCGAAAACTGA
- a CDS encoding DNA-3-methyladenine glycosylase family protein — MSGPIATLRDDPDLGPVVERVGPVTIEAHADPFRRLVVSIVRQQLSMASARSIREQLFEAVEPTPDAILGTDPAALADAGLSTAKVEALRAVARAHEDHDWPAAFADQSDREVTDALTAIHGIGPWTAKMYLIFALGREDVFPVEDLGVRRAMERLFDDPTRAEMRSIAERWAPYRSYAARYLWALED; from the coding sequence ATGAGTGGGCCGATCGCGACGCTACGCGACGATCCCGATCTGGGTCCGGTCGTCGAGCGCGTTGGTCCCGTGACGATCGAGGCCCACGCCGACCCCTTCCGTCGCCTCGTCGTCTCGATCGTCCGCCAGCAGTTGTCGATGGCGTCGGCACGGTCGATCCGCGAACAGTTGTTCGAGGCCGTCGAGCCGACGCCCGACGCGATTCTCGGGACCGATCCTGCGGCGTTGGCCGACGCGGGGCTCTCGACCGCGAAAGTCGAGGCGCTCCGCGCGGTCGCCCGCGCGCACGAAGATCACGACTGGCCCGCGGCCTTTGCAGACCAGTCTGATCGGGAGGTCACTGACGCGCTCACCGCGATCCACGGGATCGGGCCCTGGACCGCGAAGATGTACCTGATCTTCGCGCTCGGGCGCGAGGACGTCTTCCCCGTCGAGGATCTGGGGGTCCGCCGCGCGATGGAACGGCTGTTCGACGACCCGACACGCGCGGAGATGCGCTCGATCGCCGAGCGCTGGGCGCCGTATCGCAGTTACGCCGCGCGGTATCTGTGGGCGCTCGAAGACTGA
- the cysE gene encoding serine O-acetyltransferase, with protein MFDRFRDDVRTAMAKDPAAQSTLAVVLTYAGLHAVWIHRLAHAFWERDWNLPARLLSHFARLFTGVEIHPGAEIGERLFIDHGMGTVIGETAVIGDDVHMYHGCTLGGNTMRREKRHPTLEDGVTIGAGATVVGDITIGERASVGAGAVVVNEVPPEATVTGVPAEVVDEPYCESVAADVDIPNNAS; from the coding sequence ATGTTCGACCGATTCCGCGACGACGTTCGCACTGCCATGGCGAAAGATCCCGCCGCTCAGAGTACGCTCGCCGTCGTGTTGACCTACGCTGGCCTTCACGCGGTCTGGATTCACCGGCTGGCCCACGCGTTCTGGGAGCGCGACTGGAATCTCCCCGCGCGCCTGCTCAGTCACTTCGCACGCCTGTTCACGGGCGTCGAGATCCATCCCGGTGCCGAGATCGGCGAGCGCCTCTTCATCGATCACGGCATGGGAACGGTCATCGGCGAGACCGCCGTGATCGGCGACGACGTCCACATGTACCACGGCTGTACGCTCGGGGGGAACACCATGCGCCGCGAGAAACGCCACCCCACCCTGGAGGACGGCGTCACGATCGGCGCGGGCGCGACCGTCGTCGGGGACATCACGATCGGCGAGCGCGCGAGCGTCGGTGCCGGCGCGGTCGTCGTCAACGAGGTCCCGCCCGAGGCGACCGTCACGGGCGTCCCCGCCGAGGTGGTCGACGAACCCTACTGTGAGTCCGTCGCGGCGGATGTCGACATTCCCAACAACGCCTCATGA
- a CDS encoding HhH-GPD family protein — protein MSSVAWPTDPDHLREALLAWYDDGHREFPWRDDADPWAILVSEVMSQQTQLDRIVEPYREFVDRWPTPGALAAADRSAVVAFWTDHSLGYNNRARYLHEAAAMVVEEFDGSLPADRDSLQTLQGVGPYTATAVAAFAFDRPVAVVDTNVERVLYRLLEGVREHDDPPYDALIEELLAPDRPAAFNNAIMELGGVACTPTPACDDAACPFRSHCHAYRTGDFTAPDVPTQPAFDGSRRQFRGRVLRTLADGPRPVDAVGHAVRVDYDPAGDPGREWLDGLLDDLERDGLIERRESDGERVVALRSSDSPAETRDATAETRDATADGPD, from the coding sequence ATGAGTAGCGTGGCGTGGCCGACGGATCCCGACCACCTCCGCGAGGCCCTGCTGGCGTGGTACGACGACGGGCATCGCGAGTTTCCCTGGCGCGACGATGCCGACCCCTGGGCGATCCTCGTCTCGGAGGTGATGAGCCAGCAGACCCAACTCGATCGGATCGTCGAGCCCTACCGCGAGTTCGTCGATCGGTGGCCCACCCCGGGGGCGCTCGCCGCCGCGGATCGTAGCGCGGTCGTCGCGTTCTGGACCGATCACAGTCTCGGCTACAACAACCGGGCACGATATCTCCACGAGGCCGCCGCTATGGTCGTCGAGGAGTTCGACGGGTCGCTGCCCGCGGATCGCGACTCGCTCCAGACCCTCCAGGGCGTCGGCCCCTACACCGCGACCGCGGTCGCAGCGTTCGCGTTCGATCGGCCCGTCGCCGTCGTCGACACCAACGTCGAGCGCGTCCTCTATCGGCTTCTCGAGGGCGTCCGCGAACACGACGATCCGCCCTACGACGCGTTGATCGAGGAACTGCTCGCGCCCGACCGCCCGGCGGCGTTCAACAACGCGATCATGGAACTCGGTGGCGTCGCCTGTACACCGACGCCCGCGTGTGACGACGCCGCGTGTCCGTTCCGATCGCACTGTCATGCCTATCGGACGGGCGATTTCACCGCGCCAGACGTGCCCACACAGCCCGCATTCGACGGGTCGCGCCGGCAGTTTCGCGGGCGCGTCCTCCGAACGCTCGCGGACGGCCCCCGCCCGGTCGACGCCGTCGGGCACGCGGTCCGGGTCGACTACGATCCGGCGGGCGACCCCGGCCGCGAGTGGCTCGATGGCCTGCTCGACGACCTGGAGCGCGATGGCCTGATCGAACGGCGCGAGAGCGACGGCGAACGCGTCGTCGCGCTGCGATCGTCGGACTCCCCGGCGGAGACTAGAGACGCGACAGCGGAGACTAGAGACGCGACGGCGGACGGACCTGACTGA
- a CDS encoding Hsp20/alpha crystallin family protein yields the protein MTALEDGLAELPDSVFADLLESEEAYCLRIDVPGATPDSTTVTAGDGRLSIEAHRQKDPPAEYSYVEERRQMILDVELPLPPIVDSDEATASVERGVLEVTLPKRHTGGVEIPIES from the coding sequence ATGACAGCGCTCGAAGACGGCCTCGCTGAACTGCCCGACTCGGTGTTCGCGGACCTCCTGGAGTCCGAGGAGGCCTACTGCCTCCGGATCGACGTGCCCGGCGCGACGCCCGATTCGACGACGGTGACCGCCGGCGACGGGCGACTCTCGATCGAGGCCCACCGGCAGAAAGACCCGCCGGCCGAATACTCCTACGTCGAGGAGCGCCGCCAGATGATCCTCGACGTCGAGCTTCCGCTCCCGCCGATCGTCGACAGCGACGAGGCAACGGCGAGCGTCGAGCGTGGCGTCCTCGAAGTGACGCTGCCGAAACGCCACACGGGCGGCGTCGAAATCCCCATCGAGTCGTAG